In Halanaerobiales bacterium, one DNA window encodes the following:
- a CDS encoding HDIG domain-containing protein, with protein MEREKALELVEENIEQDNLVKHCLAVEAIMGRLAEYFDKDKEKWELAGLLHDIDYEETKDDPERHSLVGAEMLEDLGLAEDIVYAVKVHNGEHELPRKNLMDKALYASDPLSGLIVASALIHPDKELEAVNTEFVMNRYEESSFAKGADREVIASCEEMGLDLEKFIKLSLEGMKSISDDLGL; from the coding sequence ATGGAAAGAGAAAAAGCGTTAGAACTTGTTGAAGAAAATATTGAGCAGGATAATTTGGTAAAACATTGTTTGGCTGTAGAGGCAATTATGGGACGTTTAGCTGAATATTTTGATAAAGATAAAGAAAAGTGGGAATTAGCAGGTTTATTACATGATATTGATTATGAAGAAACTAAAGATGATCCAGAAAGACACAGTCTAGTTGGAGCAGAAATGTTAGAGGATTTAGGACTTGCTGAAGATATAGTATATGCGGTAAAGGTTCATAATGGAGAACATGAACTTCCACGAAAGAATTTAATGGATAAAGCTCTTTATGCAAGTGATCCACTTTCAGGATTGATAGTTGCTTCAGCTTTAATTCATCCAGATAAGGAGTTAGAAGCTGTTAATACTGAATTTGTAATGAATCGTTATGAGGAAAGTTCTTTTGCGAAAGGAGCAGATAGAGAAGTAATTGCTTCCTGTGAAGAAATGGGACTTGATTTAGAAAAATTTATTAAATTATCATTAGAAGGTATGAAATCTATTTCTGATGATTTAGGACTTTAA